The Lemur catta isolate mLemCat1 chromosome 8, mLemCat1.pri, whole genome shotgun sequence genome has a segment encoding these proteins:
- the MARS2 gene encoding methionine--tRNA ligase, mitochondrial isoform X1, producing the protein MLRMRPSHVLPESRPRRRLGPAGTMLRIPVFRLLGRTGVSRVSLQEGSASRHYSSGSLGARDDVCDARAYFTTPIFYVNAAPHIGHLYSALLADALYRHRRLRVPSVAATRFSTGTDEHGLKIQQAAATAGLAPTELCDRVSAQFQQLFQEAGISCTDFIRTTEARHRAAVQHFWGVLKARGLLYKGLYEGWYCASDECFLPETKVTWQPGPSGDSCPVSLESGHPVSWTKEENYIFRLSQFREPLQRWLRSNPQAITPEPFHHAVLQWLEDELPDLSVSRRSSHLHWGIPVPGDDSQTIYVWLDALVNYLTVIGYPNAEFKSWWPATSHVIGKDILKFHAIYWPAFLLGAGMSPPHRIYVHSHWTVCGQKMSKSLGNVVDPRTCLDRYTVDGFRYFLLRQGVPNWDCDYYDEKVVKLLDSELADALGGLLNRCTANRINPSGTYPSFCTTCFPSEPGLLEAPVRAQAEDYALVSAVATLPKQVADHYDNFQIYKALEAVSSCVRQTNGFVQRHAPWKLNWESPVDAPWLGTVLHVAFECLRVFGTLLQPVTPSLADRLLSRLGVSATERGLGELYFLPRFYGHPCPFEGRRLGPETGLLFPRLDQSRAWLMKAHRT; encoded by the coding sequence ATGCTGCGCATGCGCCCCTCACACGTGCTACCAGAatcccgcccccgccgccgcttGGGCCCCGCCGGCACCATGCTGCGGATTCCTGTCTTCCGGCTGCTGGGACGCACGGGGGTcagtagggtttctctccaggaGGGATCTGCCTCACGCCACTACAGTTCGGGCTCTCTCGGTGCCCGCGACGATGTTTGCGACGCGCGTGCCTACTTCACTACACCCATTTTCTACGTGAACGCGGCGCCGCACATCGGGCACCTGTACTCGGCGCTACTGGCGGACGCCCTGTACCGCCACCGTCGCCTGCGAGTTCCCAGCGTCGCCGCTACGCGATTCTCCACTGGTACCGACGAGCATGGCCTGAAGATTCAGCAGGCGGCAGCTACTGCGGGCCTGGCTCCGACCGAGCTCTGCGACCGAGTCTCTGCCCAGTTCCAGCAGCTTTTCCAGGAGGCTGGTATCTCCTGCACTGACTTCATCCGCACCACGGAGGCCCGGCACCGGGCGGCTGTGCAGCACTTCTGGGGAGTGCTGAAGGCCCGGGGTCTGCTGTACAAGGGACTCTATGAAGGTTGGTATTGCGCGTCCGACGAGTGCTTCCTGCCTGAGACCAAGGTCACCTGGCAGCCGGGCCCATCAGGGGATTCGTGTCCTGTATCTCTCGAGAGTGGACATCCAGTCTCCTGGACCAAGGAAGAAAACTACATTTTCAGGCTTTCCCAGTTTCGGGAGCCACTCCAGCGGTGGCTGCGGAGCAACCCTCAGGCGATCACCCCAGAGCCGTTCCATCACGCAGTCCTTCAGTGGCTAGAGGATGAGCTGCCTGACCTGTCCGTGTCTCGCAGGAGTAGCCACTTACACTGGGGCATCCCGGTGCCCGGGGACGATTCACAGACCATCTATGTGTGGCTGGATGCCTTGGTCAACTACCTCACTGTAATTGGCTACCCAAATGCTGAGTTCAAATCTTGGTGGCCAGCCACCTCTCATGTCATAGGTAAGGACATTCTCAAATTCCATGCCATCTATTGGCCTGCCTTCCTGTTAGGGGCCGGCATGAGCCCGCCACACCGCATCTATGTCCACTCCCACTGGACAGTGTGTGGCCAAAAGATGTCTAAGAGCCTGGGCAACGTGGTGGATCCTAGGACTTGTCTTGATCGCTATACTGTGGATGGTTTCCGCTACTTTCTTCTTCGGCAGGGCGTCCCCAACTGGGACTGTGACTACTACGATGAAAAGGTGGTTAAATTGTTGGACTCCGAGCTGGCAGATGCCTTGGGAGGTCTTTTGAACCGATGCACTGCCAACAGGATAAACCCTTCTGGGACCTACCCGTCCTTCTGCACTACCTGCTTCCCCAGTGAGCCAGGGTTGCTGGAGGCACCAGTTCGTGCTCAGGCAGAGGACTATGCTCTGGTGAGCGCAGTGGCCACTTTGCCCAAGCAAGTAGCAGACCACTATGATAACTTTCAGATATATAAAGCTCTAGAGGCAGTGTCCAGCTGTGTCCGGCAAACTAATGGTTTTGTCCAAAGGCATGCACCGTGGAAGTTGAACTGGGAGAGCCCAGTGGATGCTCCCTGGCTGGGTACTGTGCTTCATGTGGCCTTTGAATGTTTGCGAGTCTTTGGAACTTTGCTGCAGCCTGTCACCCCAAGCCTAGCGGATAGGCTGCTGTCCAGGCTGGGGGTCTCTGCCACAGAGAGGGGCCTTGGAGAGCTCTATTTCTTGCCTCGGTTCTATGGACATCCATGCCCTTTtgaagggaggaggctgggaccTGAAACTGGGCTTTTGTTTCCAAGACTGGACCAGTCCAGGGCTTGGCTCATGAAAGCCCACAGGACCTAG